A stretch of the Vicia villosa cultivar HV-30 ecotype Madison, WI unplaced genomic scaffold, Vvil1.0 ctg.002268F_1_1, whole genome shotgun sequence genome encodes the following:
- the LOC131638338 gene encoding uncharacterized protein LOC131638338, which produces MEIFKQLQINIPFSEAIAQMPKYAKFMKDILTKKKRPEEEEVVVLDAQCSAIVSCLPQKATDPGRVTLPVTIGNQHIGNGLIDLGSSINIIPLSIVKRLGNIEMKSTRMTLQLANKSATLPYGVAQDMLVKVDKFLFLVDFVVIDMEEDKESPIILGRPFMKTTRMMIDIDDGIMKLKVQDEEVCFNLFDTMKQPKDKSDCFRLDVTEEVAIEVASEIHLSNPLERSLVDSINVLTQEEEKEIEVFVKELEKGGNMNDKHGKVETLDPPKEVKETKMELKLLLTHLKHVFLDKE; this is translated from the coding sequence atggaaattttCAAGCAATTACAAATCAACATTCCATTCTCCGAAGCCATTGCCCAAATGCCAaagtatgcaaaattcatgaaggatatcttgacaaagaagaagagaCCAGAAGAGGAAGAAGTTGTTGTTCTTGATGCCCAGTGTAGCGCTATAGTATCCTGTCTCCCTCAAAAAGCAACAGATCCCGGACGAGTTACACTACCAGTCACCATTGGTAATCAGCACATTGGGAATGGATTGATAGATCTAGGGTCAAGCATCAATATAATTCCTTTATCAATAGTGAAGCGATTGGGAAACATTGAGATGAAGTCAACCAGAATGACCTTACAACTAGCAAATAAGTCCGCCACTCTTCCCTACGGTGTTGCACAAGATATGTTAGTAAAGGTAGACAAATTCCTGTTTCTAGTAGACTTTGTTGTgattgatatggaagaagataaagaGTCACCAATTATTCTtggaaggccattcatgaaaacaaCCCGGATGATGATCGATATAGACGATGGTATTATGAAGCTAAAAGTCCAAGACGAAGAGGTATGCTTTAATCTCTTCGACACCATGAAACAACCTAAGGATAAAAGCGATTGTTTCCGCCTAGATGTTACCGAAGAGGTAGCAATAGAGGTAGCCAGTGAGATCCATCTTTCTAATCCGTTAGAAAGATCCCTTGTCGATTCAATTAATGTGCTGACTCAAGAGGAAGAAAAGGAAATCGAAGTATTTGTGAAGGAACTAGAAAAGGGAGGAAACATGAATGATAAGCATGGGAAAGTGGAAACATTAGACCCACCGAAAGAAGTGAAGGAAACAAAGATGGAACTAAAGCTACTCCTAACTCATCTGAAACATGTCTTTTTAGATAAGGAGTGA